The sequence AGCTGGCGCGTCCGTACCCCGCCACCCAGCGCAAGATGCATGACCACCACAACCAGCGCATTCTCGCCCTCGCCAAACCGCAGCAGGATGGCGCCGCGCCCGGAAGGACCGGGCAGCGGATGATCCTCCAGGCCCTGCGGCTCGAGGCGGCTGAGCACGCCGTTGCTGTGCTGGGCGAAGCGGCCGAGATTACGGTTCAGTTGCTGATACCAGTAAGGGAATGCGCCGAGCTGGGCGAGCTGCTCGACCTGGTTGACATAGCCGGAACGCAAGCTGCCGCCATCGGCTTCCTGCAAGGCCACCAGATCGTAGTTGCCGAGCAGATCGCCGATGCGCTGCAGATTGCTGGCGCGCCCGGCATGCGGCAGCAGATGCTGCCAGCTGCGGGTCAGGTAATGATGGTAACGCTCGGTACTGATGCCGACCTGGATGTTGAAGCTCAACAGCCGTAAACGGCCGTCGCAGGGAAGCCCGCTGGCGTCGAGGCAGAGCGGGTTGACCCGCGCTTGGCGGGGCCCGGCCAGGCGCGGTGAGCTCCAACGCCGTAACATGGGCTTACCGCGCTGCGCGTTCTTTTTCGATCAGGTAGTCGGCCACTTCCAGGGCGCGCTCCGGGCCACCGGCGGAACCGATGTCGAAGCGATACTTGCCGTTGACGATCATCACCGGGACACCAGTGATCTGATAGGCCATGGCCAGCTTCTTGGCCTGCTCGGCACGGCTCTTGACCCCGAACGAGTTGTACGCCTTCAGGAACGCGTCGGCATCGACGCCCTGCCCGGCCAGGAACTCGGCCATTTTTTCCGGCGTGTCCAGCTTGTTGCCCTCGCGGTGATAGGCGTTGAATATCGCATCGTGCACTTTCTGCTCGACATCCATCGACTCCAGCGCCAGGAACATCTGCCCGTGGGCATTCCAAACGCCGCCGAACATCGCCGGGATACGCTTGAAGTCGACATCATCCGGCAATTGCTTGATCCAGGGATTGATCGTTGGCTCGAACTGGTAGCAGTGCGGGCAGCCATACCAGAACAGCTCGACGACTTCGATCTTGCCGGGCTCGGACACCGGGACCGGGTTCTTCAGCTCGACGTATTCCTTCCCGGCCTGGAACTCTGCCGCGTTGGCGGCAAAACCGAACAGGCTGGCGGTAACGAGAATGGCACTGAGAACAAATTTGCGCATGTTGACTCCTTGACGTGAACAACTGACCGATAGCGCCACAGGCTGCAACATATGGTGCCCTCTCGCCAGCGCTTTTCGACGCTTTTCAATATCTTGACAATCATTGTAGCGGTGGCAAAACAAAAAAAAGGCGTTCAGGTACTCGACCTGAACGCCTTCTTCAGCCGGCCGCAGCCGACGCTGTCAGTGCAGACCCTGGATGTAGCTCGACAGGGCTTCGATGTCCTTGTTGCTCAGCTTCGACGCGATGGTGCGCATGATCATGGCGTCGCCGTCGTTGGTGCGCTCGCCTTCACGGAAAGCCGTCAGCTGCTTGGCAGTGTAGGCCGCATGCTGGCCACCCAGATGAGGGAATCCGGCCAGATTGTTACCCACACCGCTGGGCGAATGGCAACCGGTGCAGGCCGGCATGCCCTCTTCTACCTTGCCACCGCGGAACAGCTTCTCGCCTTGCGCGACCAGAGCCGGATCGGCCATGCCGACGGTCATCTTCTGGCTCGAGAAATAGGCGGCGATGTCTTGCAGGTCCTGGTCACTGTACGGCTCGAGGATACCGGTCATTTCCAGCACCTTGCGGCCAACGCCGGGCTCGGCTGTCGGGCTGGATCCCGCCTTGATGTCCTGCAGCTGCTTGAACAGGTAACGCTCACCCTGGCCTGCCAGTTTCGGGAAGTTCGGTGCGGCGCTGTTGCCGTCGGCACCATGGCAAGCGCCACAGACTGCAACCTTCTCCTGACCGGCTTCGGCATTACCAGCCGCATGGGCGATACCGGTGATGCCAAGGGTCAACAGCAGACTCACGAGTACTTTGTTCATCAGCTCATCCAACTACGGCTAAGGGTTAAAAGACAATCTTATTCGGCAAGCCGACCGCGTGGGCCATGGCAATTGCTCGTTAGAGGTGGCAACTGATCCGGCTTCCCGGCGGTGCAATCGCCGGCGTCTGTCGATGCCGGCGCAACCGCAATTCCGGGCTCGTTCAAGACCAAAGCGCACACAAAATCTGCGGCATTATATACTGGCGTTCTTGAAACGGAAATGAACCATTGCCGCACCCTTCGCGCACCTACCGGAATGCCCATGCCCCCGAAAAACCCGATCCTCGGCCTCTGCCAGCAAGCCACCTTCATGACCAGCGCCGCCAAGGTCGACCAGTGCCCGGCTGACGAGGGCCTTGAAGTCGCCTTCGCCGGCCGATCGAACGCGGGCAAGTCCAGCGCGTTGAACACCCTGACCCACGCCAGCCTCGCGCGCACCTCGAAGACTCCTGGGCGCACCCAGCTGCTCAACTTCTTCCGCCTCGACGATCATCTGCGCTTGGTCGACTTGCCCGGATACGGCTACGCCAAGGTGCCGATTCCGTTGAAGCAGCATTGGCAGCGCCACCTCGAGGCTTATCTGAGCAGTCGCGAGAGCCTGGCCGGGGTATTCCTGATGATGGACATCCGCCACCCGCTGACCGAGTTCGACCGGATGATGCTCGACTGGTCGAGCGCCAGCGAGATGCCGCTGCACATCCTGCTGACCAAATCCGACAAGCTCGCCTTCGGTGCGGCGAAGAACGCACTACTGGCGATCCAGCGTGATATTCGCAAGGGCTGGGGAGATGGTGTCAGCGTGCAGCTGTTCTCCGCGCCGAAGCGTCAGGGGGTCGAGGAGGCGCAGCTGATGCTGGCTCAGTTACTTGGACTGATGGGTGAGGAGCAGGTCGAAGGCTAGAGGCTGGAGGCTGGAGGCTGGAGGCTGGACAGCGTGGCTTGGACTCGAGGAACGTCGCGCTCGATAGTTCGCGGGCCAGACCCCAACCGAAGCCAACACGGCGTATAGGCATCCATCACCCATAGCGCTTAGGGCTGGAAGCTGGAGCCGGCTCGTCCAGCCTCCAGCCTCAAGCGCTTTTATCGGCTTTGCGCTTTAACTCCGATAGTCCTCGATCGGTACGCAGGCGCAGAACAGGTTGCGGTCGCCGAACACGTTATCGACCCGATTCACCGCTGGCCAGTACTTGTGCGCCTGGGTGTGCGCGCTGGGCGTTACGCCCTCGGCAATACTGTACGGGCGCTCCCAGGCGTGGGTTACATCGGCCAGGGTGTGCGGGGCATGCACCAGCGGGTTGTCTTCCGCCGTCCAGGCACCATCCTCGACCTTGGCGATTTCGGCGCGGATGCTCAGCATCGCCTCGACGAAACGATCCAGCTCCGCCTTCGACTCGCTCTCGGTCGGCTCGATCATCAGCGTGCCCGGCACCGGGAAGGACATGGTCGGCGCATGGAAGCCGTAGTCGATCAGGCGCTTGGCGACGTCCTCTTCGGTAATGCCGGTCTGCGCCTTCAACGGCCGCAGATCGATGATGCACTCATGCGCCACACGGCCGTTGCGACCGCTGTAGAGCACCGGGAAGGCATCACCCAGACGCATCGCCAGGTAGTTCGCGCTGAGAATGGCGACTTCGGTGGCATCGCGCAGCTGAGGGCCCATCATCGCGATATACATCCAGCTGATCGGCAGGATACTCGCGCTGCCCCAAGGCGCGGCGCTCACCGCACCGTTCTCGGGGTTAGGGCCTTGCAGCTCGATCACCGGGTGGTTGGACACGAAGGGTTGCAGGTGCGCCTTGATGCCGATCGGGCCCATGCCAGGACCGCCGCCACCGTGGGGTATGCAGAAGGTCTTGTGCAGGTTCATGTGCGAGACGTCCGCGCCGATGTCGGCCGGTCGCGCCAGGCCGACCTGGGCGTTGAGGTTGGCACCGTCCATGTAGACCTGGCCGCCCTGGGCATGAATCGCCTCGCAGATCTCGCGAATGCCCTCTTCGTAGACCCCATGGGTCGAGGGGTAGGTGATCATCAGGCAGGACAGCTTGTCACCGGCCTCCGCGGCCTTGCGTTTGAGGTCCTCCAGATCGACGTTGCCTGCCTTGTCGCACTCGACGATGACCACGCGCATGCTGACCATCTGCGCCGACGCCGGGTTGGTGCCGTGCGCCGAGGACGGAATCAGGCAGATGTCGCGCTGCCCTTCGCCGCGGCTTTCGTGATACTTGCGGATGGCGACCAGCCCGGCGTACTCGCCCTGGGCGCCGGAGTTGGGCTGCATCGAGATCGCGTCGAAGCCGGTGATGGCGCAAAGCCAGGCTTCCAGCTCGTCGATCATCAGCTTGTAGCCCTGGGCCTGCTCCTGCGGTGCGAAGGGATGCAGGTTGGCGAATTCCGGCCAGGTGATGGGGATCATCTCGCTGGTGGCGTTGAGCTTCATGGTGCATGAGCCGAGCGGAATCATCGCCTGGTTCAGCGCCAGGTCCTTGTTTTCCAGCTGCTTGAGGTAGCGCAGCATCTCGGTTTCGCTGTGGTGGCTGTTGAATACCGGATGACTCAGGTAGCCGCTGCTGCGCTGCAGCTCGGCCGGGATGCCGCTGACGACGTCACCGGCGTCCAGCGTGGCGATGTCCAGGCCATGATCGGCACCGAGGAACACCGCCAGCAACTGCTCCACGGTCTGCTCGTTACATGTCTCGTCGAGACTGACGCCCAGCTTGCCGCGGCCGAGGATGCGCAGGTTGATTCGTGCGGCCCGGGCGCTTTCGAGAATAGCGGTCTGGGCGCCGCCCACCTCGAGGGTCAGGGTGTCGAAGAAATGCTGGTTGAGGCGCTTGATGCCGTGCCGCTCCAGCGCGCTGGCCAGAATAGAGGTCAAACGATGGGTGCGCTGGGCGATGCGCTTGAGGCCCTCGGGGCCGTGGTAGACCGCGTAGCAGCTGGCGATATTGGCCAGCAGCACCTGGGCGGTGCAGATGTTGGAGTTGGCCTTCTCACGACGGATGTGCTGCTCGCGCGTCTGCAGCGCCATGCGTAGCGCCGTGTTGCCGCGGGCATCCTTGGACACTCCGATGATGCGGCCGGGCATGGCGCGCTTGAACGCGTCACGCGTGGCGAAATAGGCCGCATGCGGGCCGCCGTAGCCCATCGGCACGCCAAAGCGCTGGGTCGACCCGAGCACCACATCGGCACCGAGCTCGCCAGGCGGCGTCAGCAGCAGCAGGCTGAGCAAGTCGGCCGCGACACAGGCCAGCGCCTGCTTGGCATGCAGCGCTTCGATCACCGGACGCAGGTCGCGGATCTCGCCATGGGTATCGGGGTATTGCAGCAGCGCTCCGAACACGTCGTGCGCGGCGACATCCTCGATCGGGCCTACGACCAGCTCGAAGCCGAAGGCCTCGGCACGGGTCTGCACCACCGAAAGCGTCTGCGGATGGCAGTTCTCATCGACGAAGAAGCGGTTGCTCTTGTTCTTGGCCATGCGCCGCGCCAGCGTCATGCCTTCGGCCGCCGCGGTCGCTTCGTCGAGCAGCGAGGCGTTGGCCAGATCCAGCCCGGTAAGATCGATGGTCAACTGCTGGAAATTCAGCAGCGCCTCCAGGCGACCCTGGGCGATTTCCGGCTGATAGGGCGTGTAGGCGGTGTACCAGCCCGGGTTCTCCAGCACGTTGCGCAGGATTACCGGCGGTGTGATGGTGCCGTGATAGCCCATACCGATCAGGCTGGTCCACAGCTGGTTCTGCTCGGCATAGCCACGCAGCTTCGCCAGCGCGCCTTGCTCGTCCAGCGCCGGCGGCAGTGCCAGCTCGCCCTGCAAGCGAATCGCCGGCGGCACGGTCTGCTGCACCAGCTCGTCGCGACTGGACAGACCCAGCGCATTGAGCATGGCTTGCTGTTCAGCCGCATCGGGGCCGAGGTGACGACGCAGGAAGGCGTCGGGTTGCTGGAGCTGGGAAAGGCGCGGCACTTGGGACATCACGGCTTCTCTCGAAAAAGTAAAAAGCCCCGTCATGCAGGCGGAATGAAAAACGACTTCGCTCGGTTTTTCACGCCTGCAACGCGGGGCTCTTGAATGGAACGCTTAGGCTTCGGCGTCGCAGGAGGCCTTGTAACCCTCTGCATCGAGCAGCTTGTCCAGTGCCGAGGCATCACTCGGCTGGAGGCGGAAGAACCAGCTGCCGTAGGGTTCGCTGTTGACCATTTCGGGCGAGTCGGTGAGCTGCTCGTTGATGGCGATCACCTCCCCGGAGATCGGTGCATAGATGTCCGAAGCGGCCTTGACCGACTCTACTACGCCCGCCTGCTGCCCCGCCGCCAGTTGCTGGCCGACCTCCGGCAGTTCAACGTAAACCACGTCACCCAGGGCTTCCTGGGCGTGATCGGAAATGCCGACGGTCACGCTGCCGTCCGCTTCGAGACGGGCCCACTCGTGGCTGGCGGCGTAACGCAGATCGCTGGGAATGTCGCTCATTCGTATGTCCTCAAAAAAGCTGTCGGTATTTGCGGGCACGAAGCAGGCTTGGCGACCCGCTGCAAGGAAGCAGTCGGCCGAATTTACACCAGTACTTTGCCGTGACGCACGAAAGTCGGCTGCACGACGCGCACGGGATACCACTTACCACGGATTTCGACTTCGGCACGATCGCCGGCGGCGGCCGGAACCCGCGCCAAGGCGATTGATTTGCCAAGCGTAGGCGAAAAACTGCCGCTGGTGATTTCGCCCTCGCCAGCGCCATTGACGCGGACGATCTGATGCGCGCGCAATACGCCACGCTCCTCAAGCACCAGACCGACCAGTTTCGGCCGGTCGCTCATGGCCTTCTCGGCCTCCAGGGCCGCACGGCCGATGAAGTCACGCTCGGCCGGCTCCCAGGCCACGGTCCAGCCCATGTTGGCCTGCAGGGGCGAGACATCCTCGGTCATGTCCTGGCCGTAAAGATTCAAGCCGGCCTCCAGGCGCAAGGTGTCGCGGGCGCCCAGACCGATCGGCGATATACCGGCGCCGACCAGCTCACTGAGGAAGTCCGGCGCCTGCTCGGCCGGCAGGATGATTTCCAGGCCATCTTCACCGGTATAGCCGGTGCGACCGATGAACCAGTCGCCGGCAGCGCGGCCGTTGAAGGGCTTGAGCTCATGGATCAGCGCCGCTCGCGGTTGATCGACCAGCTCGGCCGTCCGGACTCGCGCTTGCGGCCCCTGGATGGCCAGCATCGCCAGCTCGGAGCGCTCGGTCACCTCGACGGCGAAACCCTCGGCCTGCGCCTGCATCCAGGCCAGGTCCTTGTCGCGCGTACTGGCATTGACGACCAGCCGGTAGCCCCAGTCGGTGAGGTAGACGATCAGGTCATCGATAACCCCGCCACGCTCGTTGAGCATCGCGGTGTACAGCGCCTTGCCCACCTGACCGAGGCGATTCACATCATTGGCCAGCAGACGTTGCAGATAGACTTTGGCGTCGGGGCCGGCGACGTCGACCACGGTCATGTGGGACACGTCGAACACGCCACAATCGCGCCGCACCTGGTGATGCTCTTCCACTTGGGAGCCGTAGTGCAGGGGCATGTCCCAGCCGCCGAAATCGACCATCTTGGCGCCAAGTGCGAGATGCTGATCATAGAGGGGAGTACGCTGACCCATGGGTTTCTCCTTCCGGGCAGGTCGCCGAAGCGGCGTGGCTGAAGCTATTAGAGGTCGGACGAAAGTCCGACGTTTTTTGAATGGCGCGCATTGTAGCCCCAAGGTCGAGGCAGGTCACGACGAGGCGATCGACTGAGCGTCAACCGACTCGCCGGGCCGAGCGGCGGATCAGAAGAATGACCGGCAGGAGCCCGACCAGCACCAGTGTGAGCGCTGGCAACGCGGCACGTGCCCATTCGCCCTCGCTGGTCATTTCGAAGATTCGTACCGACAACGTGTCCCATCCGAATGGTCGCATCAGCAGGGTAGCCGGCATTTCCTTCAGTACGTCGACGAACACCAGCAGCGCGGCGCTCAGCGTGCCGGGCAACAGCAACGGCAGGTAGATTCGGAAGAAAAGCGCCGGCCCGCCGACGCCAAGGCTACGCGACGCCTGAGGCAGCGACGGGCGAATCCGGGCCAGCGCGCTTTCCAGCGGGCCGAACGCCACGGCCATGAAGCGAATCAGGTAGGCCAGCAGCAACGCCCCGAGACTGCCGAGCAGGATCGGCTTGCCTTCGCCACCGAGCCACGCCGACAGCGGTATGACCACCTCGCGATCCAGGTAGCTGAACGCGAGCATGATCGACACGGCCAGCACCGAGCCCGGCAGCGCATACCCCAGATTCGACAGCCCTACCGCGGCCTTGACCGAGCGCAGCGGTGCCTGGCGACGGGCGAAGGCCAGCAGCAACGCCACCGCCACCGTAATCGATGCCGCCATCAGGCCCAGATAGAGCGTATGCAGGATCAGCCCGGTGTAGCGCTCGTCGAGATCGAAGCGCCCGCGCTGCCAGAGCCAGACCAGCAACTGCAGCATGGGTACGACGAACGCACAGAGAAACACCAGGACGCACCAACCGCTGGCTGCCAGCGCTTTGAAGCCGCGCAAGCGATAAAGGACCGCCGATCGCGCCCGGTCATTGGCCGGCCTGGCAGCCCCACGCGCGCGCCGTTCGCCATAGAGCACCAGCATGACCGCAAGCAACAGCAGGCTGGCCAACTGGGTGGCGCTGGTCAGGCTGAAGAAGCCGTACCAGGTCTTGTAGATGGCGGTGGTAAAAGTGTCGTAGTTGAATACCGCCACCGCCCCGAAGTCGGCCAGCGTCTCCATCAGAGCAAGCGCCAGGCCGGCGCCGATCGCCGGTCTCGCCATCGGCAACGCGACGGTCCAGAACGCCTTCCAGGGCGACTGCCCGAGCACCCGCGCCGCCTCCATCAGCCCTTTGCCCTGCGCAATGAACGCCGAACGGGCAAGCAGGTAGACGTAGGGGTAGAACACCAGCACCAACACGACGATGACCCCGCCCGTGGAACGGACCCTGGGAAAGCGCACCCCACTGCCGAACCATTCGCGCGCCAGCGTCTGCACCGGCCCGGCGAAATCCAGCAGGCCGATGAAGACGAACGCCAGCACATAGGCGGGAATCGCGAAAGGCAGCATCAGCGCCCAGTCCAGCCAGCGCCGTCCGGGAAACTCGCACAGCGAGGTCAGCCAGGCCAGGCTGACCCCCAGCAGGGTGACGCCAAACCCGACCCCCAGCACCAGCGCCAAGGTGTTGCCGAGCAATCTGGGCATCTGCGTTTGCCACAGGTGCGCCCAGATACTGGTGTCGATGTCGCTCCAGCTGAACAGCAGCACACTCAGCGGCAACAGCACCAGCGCAGCGACAGCAAAGGAAATGGGATACCAACGGTGCTCGACGGGGTGGGACACACAAGCCTCGAACCTAGAAAAGACAACGCCCCGGCAGACCGGGGCGTCGAGTATAACGGCAGCGCCCGCTGCCAGGGCCAGTGAGCGGCGGTCGAAGCCGCTAGCGCGCTACCTGCCTTATCCGGCCGGCTGGCGCAGTTCACCGCTGAGAAATCCGCCCAGTGATCTGTTGACGCCCGAGGCCTGTGGGAGCGGTCTTGACCGCGAGCCTTTCAACTCAGCCCCACCGCGCCACGCCCGGCTGGGCGGGTACTTTGCTCGCCGCTACGGATTAGTTCCAGCCGGCACGATCCATCAGCATGATGGCTTCGGCCTGCCGGCTGCCGGCAACTTCCACCGGGATGGTGTCCGCTTTGAAATCACCCCATGCGGCGACCTCAGCCGAGGGTTTCACGTCCGGGTTGGCCGGAAATTCCATGTTGATATCGGCGAAGATGCTCTGCGCCTCGGGCGTGGTCATCCATTCCACCAGCTTGCGCGCCGCCTCTGGATGCGGTGCATGCTTGGTCAGGCCGATGCCGGAGAGGTTGACGTGAACACCGCGGTCCTGCTGGTTCGGCCAGAACAGCCGGGCTTTCAGATCCGGCTGCTGGGCGTGCAGGCGCCCGTAGTAGTAGGTGTTGACGATACCGACGTCGCACTGGCCAGCGTCGACGGCCTGAATCAGCGCCGTGTCGTCGGCGAACACGTCGGTCGCAAGATTATTGACCCAGCCCTTGACGATCTCTTCGGTTTTCTCGGCACCGTGGGTTTCGATCAGGGTCGCGGTCAGCGACTGGTTGTAGACCTTCTTGCTGGTGCGCAGGCAAAGCCGGCCTTCCCAGTTCTCGTCTGCAAGGGCTTCGTAGGTGCTCAGCTCGCTCTGCTGAACCCGCTCGGGCGAGTAGACGATGGTCCGTGCGCGCAATGAAAGACCGGTCCAGGCGTCGCTCGAGGAGCGGTACTGGGCGGGGATGTTGGTTTTGACCACGTCGGAGTTCAGCGGTTGGAGGATGCCCATCTGCTCGGCTTGCCAGAGGTTGCCGCCGTCCACCGTCAATAGCAGATCCGCCGGCGTATTCTCAC comes from Stutzerimonas stutzeri and encodes:
- the gcvP gene encoding aminomethyl-transferring glycine dehydrogenase, translated to MSQVPRLSQLQQPDAFLRRHLGPDAAEQQAMLNALGLSSRDELVQQTVPPAIRLQGELALPPALDEQGALAKLRGYAEQNQLWTSLIGMGYHGTITPPVILRNVLENPGWYTAYTPYQPEIAQGRLEALLNFQQLTIDLTGLDLANASLLDEATAAAEGMTLARRMAKNKSNRFFVDENCHPQTLSVVQTRAEAFGFELVVGPIEDVAAHDVFGALLQYPDTHGEIRDLRPVIEALHAKQALACVAADLLSLLLLTPPGELGADVVLGSTQRFGVPMGYGGPHAAYFATRDAFKRAMPGRIIGVSKDARGNTALRMALQTREQHIRREKANSNICTAQVLLANIASCYAVYHGPEGLKRIAQRTHRLTSILASALERHGIKRLNQHFFDTLTLEVGGAQTAILESARAARINLRILGRGKLGVSLDETCNEQTVEQLLAVFLGADHGLDIATLDAGDVVSGIPAELQRSSGYLSHPVFNSHHSETEMLRYLKQLENKDLALNQAMIPLGSCTMKLNATSEMIPITWPEFANLHPFAPQEQAQGYKLMIDELEAWLCAITGFDAISMQPNSGAQGEYAGLVAIRKYHESRGEGQRDICLIPSSAHGTNPASAQMVSMRVVIVECDKAGNVDLEDLKRKAAEAGDKLSCLMITYPSTHGVYEEGIREICEAIHAQGGQVYMDGANLNAQVGLARPADIGADVSHMNLHKTFCIPHGGGGPGMGPIGIKAHLQPFVSNHPVIELQGPNPENGAVSAAPWGSASILPISWMYIAMMGPQLRDATEVAILSANYLAMRLGDAFPVLYSGRNGRVAHECIIDLRPLKAQTGITEEDVAKRLIDYGFHAPTMSFPVPGTLMIEPTESESKAELDRFVEAMLSIRAEIAKVEDGAWTAEDNPLVHAPHTLADVTHAWERPYSIAEGVTPSAHTQAHKYWPAVNRVDNVFGDRNLFCACVPIEDYRS
- a CDS encoding thiol:disulfide interchange protein DsbA/DsbL, coding for MRKFVLSAILVTASLFGFAANAAEFQAGKEYVELKNPVPVSEPGKIEVVELFWYGCPHCYQFEPTINPWIKQLPDDVDFKRIPAMFGGVWNAHGQMFLALESMDVEQKVHDAIFNAYHREGNKLDTPEKMAEFLAGQGVDADAFLKAYNSFGVKSRAEQAKKLAMAYQITGVPVMIVNGKYRFDIGSAGGPERALEVADYLIEKERAAR
- a CDS encoding extracellular solute-binding protein, encoding MQASKGLLAAAALMALSNVAQAADEVVVYSSRIDELIKPVFDAYTAKTGTKVKFITDKEAPLMARIKAEGENTPADLLLTVDGGNLWQAEQMGILQPLNSDVVKTNIPAQYRSSSDAWTGLSLRARTIVYSPERVQQSELSTYEALADENWEGRLCLRTSKKVYNQSLTATLIETHGAEKTEEIVKGWVNNLATDVFADDTALIQAVDAGQCDVGIVNTYYYGRLHAQQPDLKARLFWPNQQDRGVHVNLSGIGLTKHAPHPEAARKLVEWMTTPEAQSIFADINMEFPANPDVKPSAEVAAWGDFKADTIPVEVAGSRQAEAIMLMDRAGWN
- the gcvT gene encoding glycine cleavage system aminomethyltransferase GcvT, whose amino-acid sequence is MGQRTPLYDQHLALGAKMVDFGGWDMPLHYGSQVEEHHQVRRDCGVFDVSHMTVVDVAGPDAKVYLQRLLANDVNRLGQVGKALYTAMLNERGGVIDDLIVYLTDWGYRLVVNASTRDKDLAWMQAQAEGFAVEVTERSELAMLAIQGPQARVRTAELVDQPRAALIHELKPFNGRAAGDWFIGRTGYTGEDGLEIILPAEQAPDFLSELVGAGISPIGLGARDTLRLEAGLNLYGQDMTEDVSPLQANMGWTVAWEPAERDFIGRAALEAEKAMSDRPKLVGLVLEERGVLRAHQIVRVNGAGEGEITSGSFSPTLGKSIALARVPAAAGDRAEVEIRGKWYPVRVVQPTFVRHGKVLV
- a CDS encoding ABC transporter permease, translated to MSHPVEHRWYPISFAVAALVLLPLSVLLFSWSDIDTSIWAHLWQTQMPRLLGNTLALVLGVGFGVTLLGVSLAWLTSLCEFPGRRWLDWALMLPFAIPAYVLAFVFIGLLDFAGPVQTLAREWFGSGVRFPRVRSTGGVIVVLVLVFYPYVYLLARSAFIAQGKGLMEAARVLGQSPWKAFWTVALPMARPAIGAGLALALMETLADFGAVAVFNYDTFTTAIYKTWYGFFSLTSATQLASLLLLAVMLVLYGERRARGAARPANDRARSAVLYRLRGFKALAASGWCVLVFLCAFVVPMLQLLVWLWQRGRFDLDERYTGLILHTLYLGLMAASITVAVALLLAFARRQAPLRSVKAAVGLSNLGYALPGSVLAVSIMLAFSYLDREVVIPLSAWLGGEGKPILLGSLGALLLAYLIRFMAVAFGPLESALARIRPSLPQASRSLGVGGPALFFRIYLPLLLPGTLSAALLVFVDVLKEMPATLLMRPFGWDTLSVRIFEMTSEGEWARAALPALTLVLVGLLPVILLIRRSARRVG
- the yihA gene encoding ribosome biogenesis GTP-binding protein YihA/YsxC — translated: MPPKNPILGLCQQATFMTSAAKVDQCPADEGLEVAFAGRSNAGKSSALNTLTHASLARTSKTPGRTQLLNFFRLDDHLRLVDLPGYGYAKVPIPLKQHWQRHLEAYLSSRESLAGVFLMMDIRHPLTEFDRMMLDWSSASEMPLHILLTKSDKLAFGAAKNALLAIQRDIRKGWGDGVSVQLFSAPKRQGVEEAQLMLAQLLGLMGEEQVEG
- a CDS encoding endonuclease/exonuclease/phosphatase family protein; its protein translation is MLRRWSSPRLAGPRQARVNPLCLDASGLPCDGRLRLLSFNIQVGISTERYHHYLTRSWQHLLPHAGRASNLQRIGDLLGNYDLVALQEADGGSLRSGYVNQVEQLAQLGAFPYWYQQLNRNLGRFAQHSNGVLSRLEPQGLEDHPLPGPSGRGAILLRFGEGENALVVVVMHLALGGGVRTRQLAYIRELIGGYRHQVLMGDMNTHASDLLEHSPLRDLGLQAPQIQATFPSWRPQRCLDHILLSPTLTLERVDVLAQASSDHLPVAVEIRLPEALHTDALPVPTDRT
- a CDS encoding c-type cytochrome, coding for MNKVLVSLLLTLGITGIAHAAGNAEAGQEKVAVCGACHGADGNSAAPNFPKLAGQGERYLFKQLQDIKAGSSPTAEPGVGRKVLEMTGILEPYSDQDLQDIAAYFSSQKMTVGMADPALVAQGEKLFRGGKVEEGMPACTGCHSPSGVGNNLAGFPHLGGQHAAYTAKQLTAFREGERTNDGDAMIMRTIASKLSNKDIEALSSYIQGLH
- the gcvH gene encoding glycine cleavage system protein GcvH, coding for MSDIPSDLRYAASHEWARLEADGSVTVGISDHAQEALGDVVYVELPEVGQQLAAGQQAGVVESVKAASDIYAPISGEVIAINEQLTDSPEMVNSEPYGSWFFRLQPSDASALDKLLDAEGYKASCDAEA